The genomic segment GTGAAAACGAATTAATTCAGAAAAAGATAGGTGTAGCAATTAACGAGGGAATAAAAATAACTGCTTGTAAGGCCTGTGCTGATCAATTAGGAGCTGGTGAAACGCTAGAAGCATTAGGAATTGAGGTAAAATACTGGGGAGAGCCTCTAACAACTCTACTTAAAAACAATGAAAAAATAATCTATATTTAAGTAAAATAAGGGGTGCTGCTATGAAGAAAAAAATTATATATATAATCGCTGTAGCATTATTTACAGTTTTAAACGCTTTTTATATACATTCAGCCCAAATTACTACAGAGAAGTTAGATGAGTCTATAAAAAAAGATTTTACCACAAGATTGTTTAAAATATATAAGCATTTACATCAAAACCCAGAACTCTCTGGAAGCGAAAAAGAAACATCTAAAATTTTAGCTAAAGAGATGCGAGAACTTGGTTATGATGTTACAGAAAATATAGGTGGTTATGGTATAGCGGCTATTCTTAAAAATGGGGATGGACCAACAGTATTAATTAGAACGGATATGGATGCACTCCCTGTAAAAGAAAAGACTGGATTATCCTATGCTTCTAAAGCCACAGTTATAGATAAAGATGGTAAAAAAACTGGTGTAATGCATGCATGTGGGCATGATATTCATATGACTGTATGGTTAGGTGTAGCAAAACAACTTATTAGATTAAGAGATAAATGGAGCGGTACAGTTATAATGATAGGCCAGCCTGCTGAAGAAACAGGAGAGGGTTCAAAGGCAATGTTAGTCGATGGGCTGTATGAAAGATTTGGTAAACCTGACTATAATTTTGCACTTCATGTAGCCCCAGATCTAGAGACTGGAAAAATTAGATATGTTTCTGGTTATGCAATGGCAAATGTTGATTCAGTTGATATTATAGTAAAAGGTATCGGTGGCCACGGAGCATATCCGCACATAACAAAAGATCCTATAGTTTTGGCTTCAAGAATAGTAATTGCTTTGCAGACAATAATTTCTAGGGAAATATCTCCATTAGAGCCCGCAGTAATAACGGTGGGTTCTTTTCATGGAGGTACAAAATATAATGTTATACCATCTAGTGCAAAACTAGAGCTAACGGTGAGGTCTTTTAGTGATGAAACAAGAGAATATTTATTAAATGCTATTAAGAGAACTGCAAAATATACAGCGCTATCATATGACATTAAGAAAGAAAATTTACCAATAGTAAAATTAAGGGAGGGGTTTACGCCTGCCCTATATAATGACCCACAATTAGTAAGTGAAACTGTAAGTGTTTTAAAAAATTATCTTGGTGAAGATGCATTAGTTCAGGGAGAGCCCTCAATGGGAGGCGAAGATTTTAGTAGATACGGTAAATATAAAGGTTATATACCATCTTTTTTATTTTGGCTTGGCTCTGTTGATAAAAATAAAATAGAAAGGGCAAAAGAAGAGGGCGTCAAATTACCTGGTCTTCACTCACCATATTTTGCACCAAAACCAAAACCAACAATTATAACTGGTATTAAGGCCATGACTTTATCTGTTTTATCAAAACTCTCACATCAAGATATGAATAAAAATTAGTTTTTACAACTATTAAAAGAAGTTGGGTGTTTTAGTAAGATAATTTATTTTCAAATTTATTGACTTTCTCTTTAATTTCATCAGGAACAGGCTGTGCTTTCTTTAATTTTGTATTAA from the Deferribacterota bacterium genome contains:
- a CDS encoding amidohydrolase codes for the protein MKKKIIYIIAVALFTVLNAFYIHSAQITTEKLDESIKKDFTTRLFKIYKHLHQNPELSGSEKETSKILAKEMRELGYDVTENIGGYGIAAILKNGDGPTVLIRTDMDALPVKEKTGLSYASKATVIDKDGKKTGVMHACGHDIHMTVWLGVAKQLIRLRDKWSGTVIMIGQPAEETGEGSKAMLVDGLYERFGKPDYNFALHVAPDLETGKIRYVSGYAMANVDSVDIIVKGIGGHGAYPHITKDPIVLASRIVIALQTIISREISPLEPAVITVGSFHGGTKYNVIPSSAKLELTVRSFSDETREYLLNAIKRTAKYTALSYDIKKENLPIVKLREGFTPALYNDPQLVSETVSVLKNYLGEDALVQGEPSMGGEDFSRYGKYKGYIPSFLFWLGSVDKNKIERAKEEGVKLPGLHSPYFAPKPKPTIITGIKAMTLSVLSKLSHQDMNKN
- a CDS encoding DsrE family protein — encoded protein: MNKEHLYILWTSDNLITCDKMLFMYAINSIRRGWWKNITIIVWGAATKLACENELIQKKIGVAINEGIKITACKACADQLGAGETLEALGIEVKYWGEPLTTLLKNNEKIIYI